A genomic stretch from Chitinophaga agri includes:
- a CDS encoding class I SAM-dependent methyltransferase, whose amino-acid sequence MKTDTASRTAQYMALFRALETNRPSGKRLFTDPYAFSFLTARFKFITQLSVFPFIRNLVDQIIRRRIPGALSSGVARTRYIDELLQQAVRDGARQVVILGAGYDTRALRLGFLHALPVIEIDHPATARLKKERLMKSLGGLPRHVRYLEIDLNEQKLEQLVDAGDIDTSIPTVFVWEGVSNYLSHEAVAATFAFMGCFPSGSHVIFTYVDEKVLRYPAAFFGGEKLLQDLRQIEERWTFGLEPFLMRRYLDDFGMDLLEDFSAVEYRRYYLPDRAEKGYEFYRVAFAIKR is encoded by the coding sequence ATGAAGACAGACACAGCCAGTCGTACGGCCCAGTATATGGCGTTGTTCCGGGCGTTGGAGACGAACCGCCCGTCCGGGAAAAGACTGTTCACCGATCCTTATGCTTTTTCATTTTTAACTGCCCGCTTTAAGTTTATCACCCAGTTATCCGTATTTCCCTTTATCCGTAATCTGGTTGACCAGATTATCCGTAGGCGTATTCCGGGGGCATTGTCTTCTGGTGTTGCCCGAACCCGGTATATTGATGAATTACTGCAACAGGCTGTACGTGATGGTGCTCGCCAGGTCGTGATACTTGGGGCAGGTTATGATACCAGGGCATTACGGCTGGGTTTCCTGCATGCCTTGCCTGTTATAGAGATTGACCACCCGGCGACTGCCAGATTAAAGAAAGAAAGACTGATGAAAAGTCTCGGCGGGTTGCCCCGGCATGTCCGTTATCTGGAAATTGACCTTAATGAACAGAAGCTGGAACAACTGGTAGACGCAGGGGACATCGACACGTCTATTCCAACTGTATTTGTCTGGGAAGGTGTAAGTAATTACCTGTCGCATGAAGCGGTGGCAGCTACTTTTGCTTTTATGGGCTGCTTTCCTTCCGGTAGTCATGTGATATTTACCTACGTGGATGAAAAAGTCCTCCGTTACCCGGCGGCATTTTTTGGTGGAGAGAAATTACTACAGGACCTCCGGCAGATAGAGGAACGCTGGACCTTTGGACTGGAGCCTTTCCTGATGCGCCGGTACCTGGATGATTTTGGAATGGATCTGCTGGAAGACTTCAGCGCAGTAGAATACCGCAGGTATTATCTGCCCGACCGTGCGGAAAAAGGATATGAGTTTTATAGAGTCGCCTTTGCCATAAAAAGATAA
- a CDS encoding nuclear transport factor 2 family protein: protein MKIYALLLASAVMSTTICFAQSKDEKNVATQVESLKKALVDGDRASLEKLTDDKLSYGHSNGRIEDKATFVSNLVTGKSDFVTIDLTDQKIAIAGNTAIVRHTLSADINDNGVAGHVKLYVLLVWSKEDGQWKLLARQAVKVPA, encoded by the coding sequence ATGAAAATTTATGCTCTTTTACTGGCATCTGCTGTCATGTCAACTACTATTTGCTTCGCACAGTCTAAAGATGAAAAAAACGTTGCCACCCAGGTAGAATCACTGAAGAAGGCACTGGTAGATGGTGATAGGGCATCGCTGGAAAAGCTCACAGATGATAAACTGTCCTATGGGCACTCTAATGGAAGAATAGAAGACAAGGCTACATTTGTCTCTAATCTCGTGACAGGAAAATCTGATTTTGTGACGATAGATCTCACTGATCAGAAAATAGCCATCGCAGGTAATACCGCTATAGTAAGACATACCCTTTCAGCTGACATCAATGATAACGGTGTAGCTGGCCATGTAAAGCTATATGTATTGCTGGTGTGGAGCAAAGAAGATGGTCAGTGGAAACTGCTGGCCAGGCAAGCCGTGAAGGTACCTGCCTGA